One stretch of Podospora pseudoanserina strain CBS 124.78 chromosome 4, whole genome shotgun sequence DNA includes these proteins:
- the RPO31 gene encoding DNA-directed RNA polymerase III subunit C1 (rpo31) (EggNog:ENOG503NXKP; COG:K): MESEVEAGRASENRKTLVKDQLPKRFKALKFGIQSTQDILNQGVLEVSDNLLYDVENNRAPFKHGPLDPRLGTSSPKPDAKCHTCHQDLMGCPGHFGHVKLPLPVFHIGYLKYIQATLQNICKSCSRILLTNEERRRFLRSLRREQDNMARTAVLKRINEQCRKVRNCYHCGDLQGTIRKLSCMKLVHDKFVAYNKSTAQKKVAPESKIEFDASFESAKAHFAELGKHTRRAMDDMHPLKVLNLFKEINSVDCELLGLDPAEGRPEMFLWRYLPAPPLCIRPSVAQESASNEDDITTKLAEIVIYSAHLREAMLKGAPLPSLMEQWEFLQLQVGMYVNSDVPGLVQQGFGKVTRGFCQRLKGKQGRFRGNLSGKRVDFSGRTVISPDPNLSIEQVAVPERVAKNLTYPERVHANNIQKLKACVRNGPTEYPGALQITKNQGEENEMKFLLKHMKPHILEKNADNLRIGDVVERHLEDNDIVLFNRQPSLHKLSIMSHYAKIRPWRTFRLNECVCSPYNADFDGDEMNLHVPQTEEARAEAINLMGVKNNLCTPKNGEPIIAATQDFITAAYLLSGKDRFYDRSNFTYICTQMLLGDTYLELPPPAILKPKALWTGKQIFNVMMRPNKESPVLVNLDAKNKVYNKGNLQPPDMDIDDSFLVVRNSEVICGRMDKSTVGEGKKNSVFYVILRDYGADYAAATMNRLAKLCARSLTLRGFSIGVGDVFPSQALTEHKLMLLEKATTVCDGFISQAENGTLEKAPGCDMKETLETKLSGTLSAVRQAAGSYCTENLSRNNAPLIMAKSGSKGSEINVAQMIACVGQQIIGGKRVADGFQNRTLPHFEKGDKRAAAKGFVKNSFYTGLHPTEFLFHAISGREGLVDTAVKTAETGYMSRRLMKSLEDLSTQYDDTVRTSEGGIVQFQYGADRLDPVDMEGDARPVNFDRTWNHSQTITWNNSERGLLPSEIQKLTKELLDRQRALYVRRDMLTGEVITGLTDEQIRTSTDRAAYMAVDEHDAAREYLNSVQSYITQRATKLARIRKSVGLDPGVLEDDLAMQAAVNRVNKGGSEMDIDLDDEARAKGQKHADLTAKVSEASLRKFIELCLEKYKKAQVEPGHAVGAVGAQSIGEPGTQMTLKTFHFAGVAGMSITQGVPRIKEIINASKTISTPVITCVLENTKDVSAARAVKHRIEKTYIKDILDYVDDVWLQDVAKIVLRLEKDGLENLEQIGITTTDIADAIVKAKKLKLKIEPEDLKVNKNVIEVLVHNTWQDATAARKAARQRAAALEKGLTVANPGDESAADFQLRVNFLKRMLPEVPIAGHPETTRAIINVDSKTSAHTVLVEGYGLRACMTTEGVVGTKCLTNSVMECRDVLGIEAARTTIAFEIQQVMGDMNIDPRHMELLADVMTYKGDILGITRFGLAKMRDSVLQLASFEKTPDHLFDAAAGMKTDRILGVSECIIMGQTMSIGTGSFQVVRRLGLYDWQLKPKPSMFDEIWKKTHSKLGRARARPAVVVAAC; this comes from the exons ATGGAGTCGGAAGTCGAGGCCGGCAGGGCCTCCGAGAACCGCAAGACCTTGGTGAAGGACCAGCTCCCAAAGCGCTTCAAGGCCCTCAAGTTCGGCATTCAATCCACCCAAGACATTCTTAATCAAGGTGTGCTCGAGGTCTCCGACAATCTGCTCTACGATGTCGAAAACAATCGAGCTCCCTTCAAGCATGGACCCCTCGATCCCCGCCTG GGAACCTCGAGCCCGAAACCCGATGCGAAATGCCACACCTGCCACCAAGATCTGATGGGCTGCCCTGGTCATTTTGGTCACGTCAAACTTCCACTCCCCGTCTTTCACATTGGCTATCTCAAATACATCCAGGCGACCCTGCAAAACATTTGCAAATCATGCTCCAGGATCCTCCTGACCAACGAGGAGCGCCGCCGGTTCCTCAGATCACTCCGCCGGGAACAGGACAACATGGCGCGTACGGCCGTACTCAAGCGCATCAACGAGCAGTGCCGGAAAGTGAGGAACTGCTACCACTGCGGTGACCTGCAGGGAACCATCCGAAAGCTGAGTTGCATGAAGCTTGTCCATGACAAGTTTGTGGCCTACAACAAGTCGACGGCCCAGAAGAAGGTGGCACCCGAAAGCAAGATCGAGTTCGATGCCTCCTTTGAGAGCGCCAAGGCTCATTTCGCAGAGCTTGGAAAGCACACCCGCCGTGCCATGGATGATATGCATCCCCTCAAGGTTCTCAACCTGTTCAAGGAGATCAACTCGGTCGATTGCGAGCTGTTGGGCCTAGATCCTGCCGAAGGACGACCCGAGATGTTTCTCTGGCGGTACCTCCCAGCCCCCCCCCTTTGTATCAGACCATCGGTCGCCCAGGAAAGCGCAAGCAACGAAGACGACATTACCACAAAGTTGGCCGAAATTGTCATCTATAGCGCACATTTGCGCGAAGCTATGCTAAAGGGTGCGCCGCTTCCTTCCCTCATGGAGCAGTGGGAATTCCTTCAGCTGCAGGTCGGCATGTACGTCAACAGTGATGTGCCTGGCCTCGTCCAGCAAGGCTTTGGCAAGGTTACTCGTGGCTTCTGCCAACGTCTCAAGGGAAAGCAGGGGCGCTTCCGTGGCAATCTCTCGGGCAAACGTGTTGACTTCAGTGGGCGTACTGTCATCTCCCCCGATCCGAATCTGAGCATTGAACAGGTGGCCGTCCCCGAACGTGTCGCCAAGAACCTCACATACCCCGAGCGCGTTCACGCGAACAACATTCAAAAACTCAAGGCTTGTGTGAGAAACGGCCCGACTGAATACCCTGGCGCGTTGCAAATCACCAAGAACCAAGGCGAAGAGAATGAGATGAAGTTTCTCTTGAAGCACATGAAGCCTCACATCCTTGAGAAGAATGCGGACAACCTCCGGATTGGAGATGTTGTAGAACGGCATCTCGAAGACAACGACATCGTCCTGTTCAATCGTCAACCCTCACTTCACAAACTGAGTATCATGAGCCATTACGCAAAGATCAGACCTTGGAGGACGTTCCGGCTGAACGAGTGTGTTTGCTCGCCATACAATGCCGATTTCGACGGTGATGAGATGAACCTTCACGTCCCACAGACAGAGGAGGCGAGAGCAGAGGCTATCAACCTGATGGGCGTCAAGAACAATTTGTGTACTCCCAAAAACGGCGAGCCCATCATTGCCGCCACCCAGGATTTTATTACCGCTGCTTATCTGTTGAGCGGCAAAGATAGGTTCTACGACAGAAGCAACTTTACCTACATTTGCACACAGATGCTTCTTGGCGATACCTATCTCGAGCTTCCGCCTCctgccatcctcaagcccAAAGCTCTCTGGACTGGCAAGCAAATCTTCAACGTCATGATGCGGCCCAACAAGGAGTCGCCTGTCTTGGTCAACCTCGAtgccaagaacaaggtctACAACAAAGGAAACCTCCAGCCTCCAGACATGGACATTGACGACTCGTTCCTTGTTGTTCGCAACTCCGAGGTTATCTGCGGCCGCATGGACAAGTCCACGGTTGGAGAGGGCAAAAAGAACTCTGTGTTCTATGTCATTCTGAGAGACTATGGAGCCGACTATGCTGCCGCCACGATGAACCGTCTGGCCAAGCTCTGTGCCAGATCTTTGACACTGCGCGGCTTCTCTatcggtgttggtgatgtgtttCCTTCGCAGGCATTGACTGAACACAAGCTCATGCTCCTCGAAAAAGCCACGACGGTGTGCGACGGATTTATTTCCCAAGCAGAAAACGGGACTCTTGAGAAGGCTCCAGGTTGCGACATGAAGGAGACTCTGGAGACCAAGCTTTCGGGAACCCTGAGCGCTGTCCGTCAAGCTGCCGGTAGCTACTGCACCGAGAATCTCAGCAGAAACAACGCACCTCTCATCATGGCCAAGTCTGGGTCCAAGGGTTCCGAAATCAACGTGGCCCAGATGATTGCCTGTGTCGGTCAACAGATTATCGGCGGCAAGCGTGTCGCTGATGGATTCCAGAACCGAACCTTGCCTCATTTCGAAAAGGGCGACAAGCGCGCGGCTGCCAAGGGCTTCGTCAAGAACAGTTTCTACACCGGTCTGCATCCTACCGAGTTCTTATTCCACGCCATTTCTGGCAGAGAAGGTTTGGTCGACACCGCTGTCAAGACGGCCGAGACGGGTTACATGTCCAGACGCTTGATGAAGTCGCTGGAAGATTTGTCGACTCAGTACGATGACACGGTGCGCACCTCGGAAGGAGGCATTGTCCAGTTCCAGTACGGTGCAGACAGGCTCGACCCAGTGGACATGGAGGGAGATGCCCGGCCTGTCAACTTTGATCGGACCTGGAATCACTCCCAGACCATCACTTGGAACAACTcggagagggggttgctgcCGTCCGAGATACAGAAACTGACCAAGGAGTTACTGGACAGACAGCGGGCGCTCTATGTCCGACGTGACATGCTTACCGGCGAGGTCATCACTGGGCTTACCGATGAGCAGATCCGCACGAGCACGGACCGCGCAGCGTATATGGCTGTCGACGAGCACGACGCCGCGAGAGAGTACCTCAACAGTGTCCAGTCATACATCACACAGAGAGCCACCAAGCTGGCCAGGATTCGCAAGTCGGTCGGCCTCGATCCAGGCGTGTTAGAAGACGACCTTGCCATGCAGGCTGCAGTTAATAGGGTGAACAAGGGTGGATCCGAGATGGATATCGATCTGGATGATGAGGCGCGCGCCAAGGGACAAAAGCACGCCGACCTCACGGCCAAGGTGTCGGAGGCCAGTCTTCGGAAATTCATCGAGCTATGCCTGGAGAAGTACAAGAAGGCACAGGTCGAGCCAGGTCACGCTGTAGGAGCCGTGGGCGCTCAGTCGATCGGTGAGCCTGGAACGCAAATGACGCTCAAGACGTTCCATTTCGCCGGTGTTGCCGGCATGAGTATCACCCAGGGTGTCCCGCGTATCAAGGAGATCATCAACGCCTCCAAGACGATCAGTACACCTGTCATCACTTGCGTCTTGGAGAATACTAAGGATGTCAGCGCGGCCCGGGCCGTCAAGCACAGGATTGAAAAGACTTACATCAAGGATATCCTTGACTATGTGGATGATGTGTGGCTGCAGGACGTCGCCAAAATTGTGCTCAGGCTTGAGAAGGATGGTCTTGAGAACCTGGAGCAGATTGGGATAACGACTACCGATATTGCCGACGCCAttgtcaaggccaagaagctcaagttGAAGATTGAGCCAGAAGACCTGAAGGTGAACAAGAATGTCATTGAGGTTCTCGTCCACAACACATGGCAGGATGCGACAGCGGCGAGAAAGGCGGCCAGGCAACGCGCTGCGGCtctggaaaaggggctgACTGTCGCCAATCCAGGGGATGAGTCGGCAGCCGATTTCCAGTTGAGAGTCAACTTCCTCAAGCGCATGTTGCCGGAAGTGCCCATTGCCGGCCACCCCGAGACAACGAGAGCAATTATCAATGTCGACAGCAAGACTTCGGCGCATACAGTTCTGGTGGAAGGTTACGGACTGCGCGCTTGTATGACCACAGAAGGTGTGGTTGGCACCAAGTGCTTGACCAACTCGGTCATGGAATGTCGCGATGTACTGGGTATTGAGGCGGCCCGCACAACCATTGCCTTTGAAATTCAGCAAGTGATGGGCGACATGAACATCGACCCTCGTCACATGGAGCTTTTGGCCGATGTCATGACATACAAGGGTGACATTCTCGGCATCACGCGCTTCGGCCTTGCCAAGATGCGCGACAGTGTTCTCCAGCTGGCTTCTTTCGAGAAGACGCCAGACCATTTGTTTGATGCCGCTGCTGGTATGAAGACAGACCGGATCTTGGGCGTCAGTGAGTGCATCATCATGGGCCAGACCATGTCGATAGGGACAGGTTCGTTCCAGGTGGTCAGACGTCTTGGTCTCTATGACTGGCAGCTTAAGCCCAAGCCCTCTATGTTTGATGAGATATGGAAGAAGACGCACTCCAAGCTTGGCAGGGCCCGAGCCCggccggcggtggttgtggcgGCTTGTTAA
- a CDS encoding hypothetical protein (EggNog:ENOG503PQVB), which translates to MDTKELEQFFQETWASRAARCMTKIKDREDKRNVRSFRSYDDIIEHLINDPDEPFPDSVLEELSMIRPRLVEFRDFSKIFAEKLGPKLDPSLFWGLMGTLVVAAQIEGDATRRMTQEIKKLSRNVETLRGYSTAGEDLSNKAKEAVFETFVVATNFFADAIEFLRDEEHFARSRSAGSLETPRRYLRNNLS; encoded by the exons ATGGACACCAAAGAGTT AGAGCAGTTCTTCCAGGAGACATGGGCGTCCCGAGCGGCAAGATGCATGACAAAGATCAAAGATCGTGAGGATAAGCGAAACGTTCGAAGCTTTCGCAGCTACGACGATATCATAGAACATCTCATCAATGACCCTGATGAACCATTCCCCGATTCTGTTCTTGAGGAGCTATCCATGATCCGCCCTCGACTTGTCGAGTTTCGAGACTTTAGCAAGATCTTCGCGGAGAAACTCGGACCAAAGCTCGACCCTAGCTTGTTCTGGGGATTGATGGGGACACTTGTT GTAGCGGCGCAGATAGAGGGAGACGCCACTCGACGGATGACACAGGAAATCAAGAAGCTCAGTCGAAACGTCGAGACGCTACGAGGATATAGCACAGCCGGGGAGGACCTATCCAATAAAGCCAAAGAGGCTGTCTTCGAGACGTTTGTGGTGGCTACCAACTTCTTTGCGGATGCCATTGAGTTCCTCCGGGACGAAGAGCATTTTGCCCGGTCCCGTTCCGCCG GATCCCTGGAGACGCCTCGAAGATATTTGCGAAATAACCTCTCGTGA
- a CDS encoding hypothetical protein (COG:S; EggNog:ENOG503P2CK) → MSINPRSFKDQATLPCIMLPPSKSPKSFDRDDVIEKIENHFNKRSTQTFRSIALYGIGGAGKTHVAIKYAQARYKQHKINAVLWVEAETKIKVKQSFSDIAGRLQLPGYVPHNHDDNRLLVMTWLQQTMLKNVGDNKLMIQIQIIAEAKWLIVYDNVESFDVLVTHWPNLAANGHALITTRNTDLAWEPAEIGIEVETWDIDNGAKCIIHLLADHISADVLASQFNSALELSERLSGHALALDRMAGVIHKRGWTIGQLVEIYDRAPEFGQNGIGPVWQISFQNLSVNASSILAVISCCSADRIPEMLFQPGEPGKVATELPWCGDVLT, encoded by the exons ATGTCCATCAACCCACGCTCGTTCAAAGACCAGGCCACTCTACCGTGCATCATGTTGCCTCCTTCAAAAAGTCCCAAGTCCTTTGACCGTGATGATGTGATTGAGAAGATCGAGAATCATTTCAACAAGAGGTCCACCCAGACTTTTCGATCCATCGCCTTGTATGGCATTGGTGGCGCGGGCAAAACACATGTGGCTATCAAGTATGCCCAAGCTCGATACAAGCAACATAAAATTAATGCGGTGCTTTGGGTTGAGGCGGAGACAAAGATCAAGGTCAAGCAAAGCTTTTCCGATATTGCGGGAAGACTCCAGCTGCCAGGCTATGTTCCTCACAACCATGACGACAACCGGCTGCTTGTTATGACCTGGTTGCAACAGACGA TGTTGAAGAATGTGGGAGATAACAAACTGATGATTCAAATTCAAATCATTGCAGAGGCCAAATGGTTGATAGTCTACGACAATGTAGAATCTTTCGACGTCCTCGTCACGCACTGGCCCAACCTAGCGGCAAATGGTCACGCCTTGATCACCACTCGCAACACCGATCTTGCCTGGGAGCCGGCAGAAATCGGAATTGAAGTTGAGACTTGGGACATCGACAACGGCGCCAAGTGTATTATCCATCTACTCGCCGATCACATCAGCGCCGATGTCTTGGCCAGCCAGTTCAACTCAGCGCTAGAGCTCTCAGAGAGGCTCAGCGGCCACGCTTTGGCTCTAGACAGGATGGCGGGTGTTATTCACAAGCGCGGCTGGACCATAGGCCAGCTGGTCGAGATCTATGACCGCGCCCCGGAGTTTGGACAGAACGGTATCGGCCCAGTCTGGCAGATCTCTTTTCAGAACTTGAGCGTCAATGCGAGTTCGATTCTGGCGGTCATCTCGTGCTGCAGTGCGGATCGGATACCGGAGATGCTCTTTCAGCCCGGAGAACCGGGAAAGGTGGCAACGGAGCTGCCGTGGTGTGGAGATGTTTTGACGTGA
- a CDS encoding hypothetical protein (COG:E; EggNog:ENOG503NXG3), with product MLLWQRNPPPSRNPPLPLTLSAPFCPRRALLQAIQAGEEIGLYFRVGFELEFSAVQPKHSAKTAEIHASSGLRAIESFMLPVLSTITKQLESAANVPVEQFHCEGSDNAYELVLGHLPPMEAVDGLVTAKETTRRVCRENGIEVLFNPTMPEINGLHTNISVQSLRGEVGEVEESFLAGVMQHLGALCAFAMPRPEGYARTRAGQWCAGRWVSWGTDNREGPVRKRGRGCWEVRLPDASAQMYLFVAGVVIAGVEGVRRGLELGVRDCQVDVAMLTEEERLELGVTEQLPTKPDEAFQLLLKDELLMQSIGGDLLTMYVTIQELYNKKLAEVGPEGSEERRAWLMARI from the exons ATGCTACTTTGGCAACggaacccccctccatcaagaaatccaccactccccctcaccctttCCGCCCCCTTCTGCCCCCGCCGCGCTCTGCTCCAAGCCATCCAAGCAGGCGAGGAAATCGGCCTCTACTTCCGAGTCGGCTTCGAGCTCGAATTCAGCGCCGTTCAGCCCAAACACAGTGCCAAAACAGCAGAAATCCAcgcctcctccggcctccGCGCCATAGAGTCCTTCATGCTCCCCGTGCtatccaccatcaccaaacagcTCGAGTCCGCGGCAAACGTCCCTGTTGAACAATTCCACTGCGAGGGAAGCGACAATGCCTACGAGCTAGTGCTAGGCCACTTGCCCCCCATGGAAGCAGTAGATGGTCTCGTCACCGCCAAGGAGACCACCCGACGAGTGTGTAGGGAGAATGGGATTGAGGTGCTGTTTAATCCCACCATGCCCGAGATCAACGGGTTGCACACAAATATTTCGGTGCAGAGTCTGcggggtgaggttggggaggtggaggagagtTTTCTTGCTGGGGTGATGCAGCATTTGGGGGCGTTGTGCGCGTTTGCTATGCCTAGGCCGGAGGGGTATGCCCGGACGAGGGCGGGGCAGTGGTGcgcggggaggtgggtttcTTGGGGGACGGATAACAGGGAGGGGCCGGttaggaagagggggagggggtgttgggaggtgaggttgccGGATGCGTCGGCGCAGATGTATTTGTTcgtggcgggggtggtgatcgctggggtggagggtgtgaggagggggttggagttgggagtGAGGGATTGCCAGG TTGATGTGGCGATgttgacggaggaggagaggctggAGCTTGGGGTGACCGAGCAGCTTCCTACTAAACCCGACGAGGCGTTTCAGCTGCTTCTGAAGGACGAGTTGTTGATGCAAAGTATTGGGGGGGACTTGCTGACGATGTATGTGACCATCCAGGAGTTGTACAACAAGAAATTGGCGGAGGTCGGACCTGAAGGctcggaggagaggagagcgTGGCTTATGGCTCGGATTTGA
- a CDS encoding hypothetical protein (EggNog:ENOG503PMRH), giving the protein MEPEPKPQVRKRDPAFPSPGAVSIVSHEQPAGVPHSDFSVGGLPLQIELSFPGQWENLKDKEFDVINLWRPLHGPNFDWPLTLLDFASVEPDDMILNDDLHRDRAMENTLLHFNEKHRWYFVNGQTVDDVLVFRIVDSTGKRARGFHCAANNPNTPPGQMRTSIEIRIVAVR; this is encoded by the exons ATGGAACCTGAACCAAAACCCCAGGTCCGAAAACGCGACCCagccttcccctccccgggTGCAGTCTCCATCGTGAGCCACGAACAACCGGCAGGCGTCCCGCACAGTGACTTCTCCGTCGGGGGTCTGCCCCTGCAGATCGAACTTTCCTTTCCGGGGCAGTGGGAGAACTTGAAGGACAAGGAGTTTGACGTCATCAA CCTCTGGCGCCCCCTCCACGGCCCAAACTTCGACTGGCCCCTCACCCTCTTAGACTTTGCCTCAGTCGAACCAGACGACATGATTCTCAACGACGACCTGCACCGCGACCGGGCAATGGAGAACACGCTCCTTCACTTCAACGAGAAGCACAGGTGGTATTTTGTCAACGGGCAGACGGTGGACGACGTGCTCGTTTTCAGGATCGTCGACTCGACGGGAAAGAGGGCGA GGGGCTTTCATTGCGCTGCTAATAACCCGAATACGCCTCCTGGACAGATGAGGACTAGTATTGAGATTAGGATAGTGGCTGTTCGATGA
- a CDS encoding hypothetical protein (EggNog:ENOG503NWEX; COG:I; COG:U), which translates to MPHRLIRPRRAVGRSLQRYPFFSNRRYIWKTASGFPKPNSGSPRHPGAMASTPAPNTAVEKKVEKSYLASAVDSINPWAGPRSATPTPKDPQPALAPSTTVDHTLNPFYGQSFKRYPPDCPPPNIQWFHAVDVPKRKPKFMITKAASDAKPAQPKKYVAFDPRDSRAVEAAYQARLQELEEERNAFTGNALARTGTKRPRAVSGEGEKDTDSSGSKTRVPVNEDFLFDVDIEERELAPIYWEGPVYEVRRGSWFYQEGSTLRPCEENLAAQLEEGYLKVKPWRYPKAPSNPSTKGPTPKGSSENLKIVDESQAKTSPKTAASVPQHQPQTYRLFGSYMNSVATYQDSNTAWLSSDGMLSWVTSTMYERFAGGGYMSGVKLVRGYTEAKKLKEKDEKRPVTPAGSKSTSNEKGDETPKALKRRSAPPTSVRPSLDEGADMEPDNPRNSLSRQLSNLMERAEDPEAEAEAIRVREEKEMMGDYNTNAGENQGRDIEHLVLVTHGIGQLLSRRMDSINFVHDVNILRKNLKNVYSVSADLRALNSEIGESGPGNCRVQVLPVVWRHRLDFPKRKPRRGEHDLAEAFDEEDEYPSLEDITIEGLAFARSLISDLALDVLLYQSAYREQIADIVVKESNHIYRTFKERNPEFKGKVHIVGHSLGSAIMFDILCRQKKRAPAASLPRNPLRIWPAASSEDRFEPKESRDLAFDFDVADFYCLGSPIGLFQMLKGRTISARNLPNAVPSESPLNPDYMEDPFLSAPAYSYASDQHLSPITGHPFSVSSPKVSQLFNIFHPSDPIAYRLEPLISQAMSTLKPQALPYTKKTIFGSVAPQGLTGLGAKVGQSVTGLWSSFSAGIASSLLNRSLGLTQEDVNNINASHHRERELSLSPVGSPGSGAWKEKQLGAAEGGGNSKMEDHVEKSEKTAERQMAIAAVTGGGKDGGALIDEELETLFSRFQKSRVERVDGGGGEKGDGNGGDVLTKERWLEEERKAQRMRREEGKIRGLNRNGRVDYCIQESVLDFNPMNTIASHMSYWADEDVAHFVLSQLLQGERVRTPRV; encoded by the exons ATGCCTCATCGCTTGATCCGGCCGAGGAGAGCTGTTGGGCGATCCTTACAACGCTACCCTTTCTTTTCAAACCGTCGATATATTTGGAAGACTGCGAGCGGCTTTCCCAAACCGAATTCTGGGTCACCCAGACATCCCGGAGCTATGGCTTCCACGCCGGCCCCAAATACTGCtgtcgagaagaaggttgagaaGTCATATCTTGCTTCCGCCGTCGACTCGATCAATCCCTGGGCTGGACCTCGCAGTGCAACTCCCACGCCGAAAGATCCTCAGCCAGCCCTCGCCCCCTCCACTACCGTCGACCATACATTGAATCCCTTTTATGGCCAAAGCTTCAAACGATATCCACCAGACTGTCCCCCGCCCAATATACAGTGGTTCCATGCTGTTGAC GTGCCAAAACGCAAGCCTAAGTTTATGATCACCAAGGCCGCTTCCGATGCCAAACCTGCCCAGCCAAAGAAATACGTCGCCTTTGATCCCCGAGATTCGCGAGCCGTGGAGGCCGCATACCAGGCTAGACTacaggagctcgaggaggaacGGAACGCTTTCACCGGGAATGCGCTTGCTCGCACAGGGACTAAGCGCCCACGGGCTGTGTCTGGCGAGGGAGAAAAAGACACAGACAGTAGCGGATCCAAAACAAGAGTGCCCGTAAACGAAGACTTCTTGTTCGATGTGGATATTGAAGAGCGCGAACTTGCGCCCATTTACTGGGAGGGTCCCGTGTACGAGGTCCGGCGCGGAAGTTGGTTCTATCAAGAGGGCTCCACGCTCCGACCTTGTGAGGAGAATCTGGCTGCTCAACTTGAGGAGGGATATCTCAAGGTCAAGCCATGGCGATACCCGAAGGCACCCTCGAACCCGTCAACGAAGGGACCAACACCCAAGGGTTCTTCGGAGAACTTGAAGATTGTCGATGAATCCCAGGCCAAAACCAGCCCAAAGACTGCAGCCAGTGtaccccaacatcaaccgcAGACCTATCGGTTGTTCGGTAGTTATATGAACAGCGTGGCAACGTATCAGGATTCTAATACAGCGTGGTTGTCCTCTGATGGGATGTTGTCGTGGGTTACATCGACAATGTACGAAAGGTTTGCAGGTGGTGGATACATGAGTGGTGTGAAACTAGTGCGAGGGTACACTGAggcgaagaagctcaaggaaAAGGATGAGAAGCGGCCAGTGACACCAGCGGGATCAAAATCAACATCCAACGAGAAGGGCGATGAGACCCCAAAGGCCCTCAAGAGGCGATCTGCACCGCCCACGAGCGTGCGGCCCAGTCTGGATGAGGGTGCAGACATGGAGCCCGACAATCCTCGGAACTCTTTATCTCGCCAACTGTCCAATTTGATGGAGCGGGCAGAGGACCCAGAAGCTGAAGCCGAGGCTATCAGGGTgcgagaagagaaggagatgatgggcgATTACAATACCAACGCTGGTGAGAACCAAGGCCGTGATATCGAGCAtctggtgttggtgacacATGGCATCGGGCAGTTGCTATCTCGCAGGATGGACAGCATCAACTTTGTTCACGATGTGAATATTCTTCGCAAGAATCTCAAGAATGTGTACTCTGTATCCGCAGATTTACGGGCACTCAATTCTGAGATTGGGGAAAGCGGACCAGGTAACTGTCGAGTTCAGGTGCTGCCTGTGGTCTGGCGCCACCGTCTCGACTTTCCCAAGCgcaagccaagaagaggagaacaCGATCTCGCCGAGGCatttgatgaggaggacgagtACCCGTCTCTGGAGGATATCACCATTGAAGGCCTCGCTTTCGCCCGTTCCCTTATTTCtgacctcgccctcgacgtGCTTCTCTACCAGAGCGCCTACCGGGAGCAAATCGCCGACATTGTTGTCAAGGAATCCAACCACATCTACAGGACCTTCAAGGAACGCAACCCAGAGTTCAAGGGCAAAGTCCACATTGTGGGGCATTCCCTCGGCTCAGCCATCATGTTTGACATTCTCTGccgacaaaagaaaagggcaCCTGCCGCTTCGCTGCCGCGAAACCCTTTGAGAATCTGGCCTGCTGCCTCTTCAGAAGATAGATTCGAACCAAAGGAGAGCAGAGATCTGGCTTTCGACTTTGACGTGGCGGACTTTTATTGTCTAGGGTCACCGATCGGGTTGTTCCAGATGCTCAAGGGGAGGACAATTTCCGCTAGGAATCTGCCCAATGCTGTCCCGTCGGAGAGCCCACTGAATCCGGATTACATGGAGGATCCCTTTTTGTCTGCACCGGCGTATTCGTATGCTAGCGATCAACACCTCTCTCCTATTACTGGCCACCCGTTCAGTGTCTCCTCTCCCAAAGTCTCTCAGTTGTTCAACATTTTCCACCCGTCGGATCCGATCGCGTACCGACTTGAACCGTTGATATCCCAGGCCATGTCTACTCTCAAGCCGCAGGCATTGCCCTATACAAAAAAGACCATCTTTGGGAGTGTAGCCCCTCAAGGGCTGACGGGCTTGGGGGCAAAGGTTGGGCAGAGCGTGACAGGGTTGTGGAGCAGTTTCTCTGCTGGGATCGCGAGCAGCTTGCTGAATCGGAGCTTGGGGCTGACGCAGGAGGATGTGAATAATATCAATGCTTCGCATCatcgggagagggagttgagtCTCAGTCCGGTTGGGTCGCCGGGTAGTGGTGCGTGgaaggagaagcagcttggggcggcggagggggggggcaaCAGTAAGATGGAGGATCATGTGGAAAAGAGCGAGAAGACGGCGGAGAGGCAGATGGCGATTGCGGCGGTTacggggggagggaaggatgggGGGGCGTTGATTgatgaggagttggagaCGTTGTTTAGTCGGTTTCAGAAGAGtagggttgagagggtggatggtggtgggggggagaagggggatgggaatgggggggatgTGCTGACgaaggagaggtggttggaggaagagaggaaggcgcagaggatgaggagggaggaggggaagattaGGGGGTTGAATAGGAATGGGAGGGTGGATTATTGTATTCAGGA GAGTGTGCTTGACTTTAACCCGATGAACACGATTGCGTCGCATATGAGTTATTGggcggatgaggatgtggCTCATTTTGTCCTTTCGCAGCTGTTgcagggggagagggtgaggacgCCGAGGGTGTGA